One genomic window of Arvicola amphibius chromosome 4, mArvAmp1.2, whole genome shotgun sequence includes the following:
- the Galk1 gene encoding galactokinase, with protein MAAWRPPQVEELLAEARRAFLEEFGAEPELAVSAPGRVNLIGEHTDYNQGLVLPMALELVTVLVGSPRTDGLVSLLTTSKNADEPQRLQFPLPTAQRSLEPGTPQWANYVKGVIQHYPAAPLPGFSAVVVSSVPLGGGLSSSASLEVATYTFLQQLCPDSGSIAARAQVCQRAEHSFAGVPCGIMDQLIALLGQKGHALLIDCRSLETSLVPLSDPKLAVLITNSNVRHSLGSSEYPIRRRQCEEVAQTLGKESLREVRLEELEAGRELMSKEGFRRARHVVGEIQRTAQAAAALSRGDYKAFGRLMVESHYSLRDDYEVSCPELDQLVEAALSVPGVYGSRMTGGGFGGCTVTLLEASAASQAMHHMQEQYSGTATFYLSQAADGAQVLSL; from the exons ATGGCTGCTTGGAGACCGCCCCAGGTTGAGGAGCTGCTGGCCGAGGCCCGGCGGGCCTTCCTGGAGGAGTTCGGAGCCGAGCCGGAGCTGGCGGTGTCAGCGCCGGGCCGCGTCAACCTCATCGGGGAGCACACGGACTACAACCAGGGCCTGGTGCTGCCCATG GCTCTGGAGCTTGTTACCGTGCTGGTTGGCAGCCCCCGGACAGATGGGCTTGTTTCTCTTCTTACCACCTCCAAGAATGCAGATGAGCCCCAGCGCCTGCAATTCCCACTGCCCACAGCCCAGCGGTCCTTGGAGCCTGGAACCCCACAATGGGCCAATTACGTCAAGGGAGTGATTCAACATTACCCAG CTGCCCCCCTCCCTGGCTTCAGTGCAGTGGTGGTCAGCTCGGTGCCCCTGGGGGGTGGGCTTTCCAGCTCAGCTTCTCTGGAAGTGGCCACGTATACCTTCCTCCAGCAGCTCTGCCCAG ACTCGGGGTCAATAGCTGCCCGGGCCCAGGTGTGTCAACGGGCTGAACACAGCTTCGCAGGGGTGCCCTGTGGCATCATGGACCAGCTCATCGCGCTGCTGGGGCAGAAAGGCCATGCGCTGCTCATTGACTGCAG GTCCCTGGAGACAAGTCTGGTACCACTGTCCGACCCCAAGCTGGCTGTGCTCATCACTAACTCCAATGTCCGCCACTCCCTGGGCTCCAGCGAGTACCCGATTCGCCGGCGCCAGTGTGAGGAAGTGGCCCAGACTCTGGGCAAGGAGAGCTTGCGAGAGGTGCGGCTGGAAGAGCTCGAGG CCGGCAGGGAGCTGATGAGCAAGGAGGGCTTCCGCCGGGCCCGGCACGTGGTAGGGGAGATACAGCGAACAGCCCAGGCGGCAGCTGCTCTGAGCCGCGGGGACTATAAGGCCTTTGGACGGCTCATGGTGGAAAGTCACTATTCACTCAG GGATGACTACGAGGTGAGTTGCCCTGAGCTGGACCAACTGGTTGAGGCTGCACTCTCTGTGCCTGGGGTTTACGGCAGCCGCATGACAGGCGGCGGCTTTGGTGGCTGCACAGTGACATTGCTGGAGGCCTCCGCTGCCTCCCAAGCCATGCACCACATGCAG GAGCAGTATAGCGGCACGGCCACCTTCTACCTCTCTCAAGCTGCCGACGGAGCCCAGGTGCTGAGCTTGTGA
- the LOC119812633 gene encoding histone H3.3A produces MARTKQTARKSTGGKAPRKQLATKAARKSAPSTGGVKKPHRYRPGTVALREIRRYQKSTELLIRKLPFQRLVREIAQDFKTDLRFQSAAIGALQEASEAYLVGLFEDTNLCAIHAKRVTIMPKDIQLARRIRGERA; encoded by the exons atggcccgaACCAAGCAGACCGCTAGGAAGTCGACCGGGGGGAAGGCGCCCCGCAAGCAGCTGGCCACCAAGGCGGCCCGGAAAAGCGCGCCCTCTACCGGCGGGGTGAAGAAGCCGCACCGCTACAG GCCCGGGACCGTGGCTCTGAGAGAGATCCGTCGCTACCAGAAGTCGACTGAGCTGCTCATCCGgaagctgcctttccagaggcTGGTGAGGGAGATCGCCCAGGACTTCAAGACCGACCTGAGGTTTCAGAGTGCAGCTATCGGTGCCCTGCAG GAGGCCAGTGAAGCGTACCTGGTGGGGTTGTTTGAAGATACCAATCTGTGTGCCATCCACGCCAAGAGAGTCACCATCATGCCCAAAGACATCCAGTTGGCTCGCCGGATACGGGGGGAGCGAGCTTAA